The sequence CGCTGAAGCCGAAGGGTGTACCTGTCCCCACAATTCCCGGTCCCATCGAGACAAATACCAGGTCGCCTTTCAGCGCATGGCGGGCCAACAGCAGCGCCGAATGCAGATTAACCGCCTCTACCTCCCCACCGAATGCGTGTCCCGCAGTCACGGTGGCATCCAACCAACCCAGCTCTTGCAAGTGTTTCCCATGTTGGCTGAGGGCGAAGGGGAGCGCACCGCCATCGGTCATTACATACACCACACGAGGACGTTTGCGGTGGATGAGCCCTTGGTGCCGCCAAACCGCCGCCACAATCGGAAGCATGCTGTGCAACTCGCCCAGCAGGATGGGCCAGCCACCCAAGGTATCCCGGTCTGCGACCGCCTCCCGATGAGGGTTTCCCTCTTCTTCTCCTGTGGACACAGCGATCTGCCAGGGCGTGTAACGCATTTTCATAATGTGGCCGACAGGTGCGAACGATTGTGGCCGTTTGGAAATCCATCCCGCCACAAAATGCTCCCCTCCCGTACCCAATCCCATTTCCACCGCCGTCGTATTGAGCCACACCCCGTCCCCCGGCTCCGCTCGCCCCAGCAGGAGCGGATAGTGAACCGCGAACGCTTCTTCTCCCGCTTCCGTCCGCACTACCATCCGCTGGACTGCCTCTGTCTCCTCCCGGATCCGGAGTACCTCCCCCTTTTCCCAGACAATCATGGATTTCCCCCCTCCCGACCACGCGTCAGTCTCTACCTAAACGCTTATTCGGGAATTCCTCATGACATGCGGGTTGGTCCCGCTCAGGATCTGTAACCACAAACCTTCCGAATCATTCCTGATCCAACATTGGGGAGTAAAGGTCATCCCCATGATCCTATCCGGTGTAATCCCGCGGTGCACCCATCTTTCTGTACAAGGAGGCCCTTCACCACTTGCTGCAGGACCTGGGAGTAAATCTGTTTAAATGCGGGAAGTTCCTTTTTCAATGAAGGAAGTTCCGTCGCTTGCTGATGATAGCTCAAGGAAAGACCTCGTCTCTTGTAGGCAAAACGACGTTGTTCCAGCATGCTGTTGTACAGCCATCGGCACATGTCCAGGCTCCACTCGATCGTTTGTATTTGCTCGATGGTCGGGACTAACTTGAATTTGTAAGTTCGGATCACTGGATTCACCCCCTCTTATGAATATTTCACCATAGGAAAGGGATCATGCGTTTGGATTCAGGACAAAAACTGTCGGACTTAGCGTATGGGGGAAACCCTCCCTCTCGCAAGTCCGACGCTCGCTTTCATCCCAACCCTAAAGGACAGGGTTTTCTCGCTCGCTATCTATAAAAGCGAAAACCGCCGGTCATGGGCTGGTTTGGCTCCATCGATCCATGGATGGGCTGAACCGGCGATCGGATTCTCTCATGAAAAAACCCCCGTCAAACGGAGGTTAGAAGTTTCATGCAAGTCGTTCATCTTCTACTTTCTTCAATCAGAGCAACCACCAGTTCCGCTGCCTTGTATAACTCCTCCAGCGGCATCCGTTCGTTAGTGGTATGAATCGCCTCATAACCAATGCCCAAGTTGACAGTGGGGATTCCATGACCGGCAATCACATTGGCGTCGCTGCCGCCACCGCTTGCCAACAGACTCGGTTCCCGTTTCACCCGTTTAACGGCGGCCACCGCTTTTTGCACCACTGTATCAGCTTCCCCATACTTATAGGCAGGATACATCCGGGTCACTTTCACTTCTGCCCGTGCGCCCCATTCAGCCGCTGCCTGCTCAAACCCACGATTCATTTTGGCCACCTGAGCGTCCAGTTTTTCTTCATCCCGGCTGCGGGCTTCCGCCAGAATCTCCACCCATTGGGGAACCACGTTGGAGGCGGACCCGCCCTGGAATTTACCGATATTGGCCGTGGTTTCTCCATCGATCCGTCCCAACGGCATTTTGGAAATGGCGCGGCTGGCCACCTGGATCGCACTGATGCCATCTTCCGGGTTGACGCCGGCGTGGGCCGGTTTCCCCTCGATCTTCACATCCAGGCGTACCTGGGCCGGAGCAGAGGTAATAATGTCGCCCACCGGCCCGTTGGAGTCCAGGGCGAAGCCGAAGTCCGCTTTTAATTTATCGGGATCCAGGGCTTTGGAACCGACCAAGCCCGATTCTTCCCCGGCAGTGATGATCAACTGGATCGTGCCGTGTTTCACACCATGATCCCGGATGGTACGGATCCCTTCCAGGAGGGCGGCGATCCCCGCCTTGTCGTCGGCTCCCAGCACCGTGTTTCCATCGGTGACGACCGCGTCTTTCTCCACTCGGGCCCGAACCCCTTTTCCCGGTGCCACCGTGTCCATATGGCAGGTGAAATAAACCGTGGGCGCCCCCGGCACATTGCCTTTTAGGGTGGCGATCAGATTGCCGGCTTCATGTCCCGTCACACGGGCGGTATCGTCTTCCTCCACCGCAAACCCGAGAGTCGTCAGCTTCTCCCGCAGATGGTCACAAATTTTCCGTTCATACCGGGTTTCGCTGTCGA is a genomic window of Desmospora profundinema containing:
- a CDS encoding M20/M25/M40 family metallo-hydrolase; amino-acid sequence: MINRERLLDEFLELVGIDSETRYERKICDHLREKLTTLGFAVEEDDTARVTGHEAGNLIATLKGNVPGAPTVYFTCHMDTVAPGKGVRARVEKDAVVTDGNTVLGADDKAGIAALLEGIRTIRDHGVKHGTIQLIITAGEESGLVGSKALDPDKLKADFGFALDSNGPVGDIITSAPAQVRLDVKIEGKPAHAGVNPEDGISAIQVASRAISKMPLGRIDGETTANIGKFQGGSASNVVPQWVEILAEARSRDEEKLDAQVAKMNRGFEQAAAEWGARAEVKVTRMYPAYKYGEADTVVQKAVAAVKRVKREPSLLASGGGSDANVIAGHGIPTVNLGIGYEAIHTTNERMPLEELYKAAELVVALIEESRR
- a CDS encoding DUF3866 family protein, which encodes MIVWEKGEVLRIREETEAVQRMVVRTEAGEEAFAVHYPLLLGRAEPGDGVWLNTTAVEMGLGTGGEHFVAGWISKRPQSFAPVGHIMKMRYTPWQIAVSTGEEEGNPHREAVADRDTLGGWPILLGELHSMLPIVAAVWRHQGLIHRKRPRVVYVMTDGGALPFALSQHGKHLQELGWLDATVTAGHAFGGEVEAVNLHSALLLARHALKGDLVFVSMGPGIVGTGTPFGFSGVEQGEAVNTVAALKGVPVFIPRIQGVDGRERHRGVSHHTLTNLERVALAPAEVPLPDPLEPELSLQVETIPRRHRTFSIAVTEVEAEVILRTYPFPLRSMGRGVSEDPLFFRTVCAGALHTWKRWTQIVEGRSSLSIHREYGHKP
- a CDS encoding helix-turn-helix domain-containing protein; protein product: MIRTYKFKLVPTIEQIQTIEWSLDMCRWLYNSMLEQRRFAYKRRGLSLSYHQQATELPSLKKELPAFKQIYSQVLQQVVKGLLVQKDGCTAGLHRIGSWG